A region of the Sphingobium yanoikuyae genome:
ACGACCGACGTCCGGTCGAATTGGTTTTCAGCGAGACATTCCCCGATCGGATTGACGCCCTGGAGCGTGAACATCAGATCAAGGACTGGTCCCGCAAGAAGAAGGAAGCCCTGATAAGGGGAGATTGGAAAGCGGTCTCGGATGCTGCGCGTTCTCGACCACGGGCCTCGACTTCGCTCGACCCTGGCTCGAACCGAACGGAAGCGGAGGCGGCTCAGCCCCTACTCAGGACGAACGGAAATATGACTGACACCTCCCCCCTCCCCCCCGTGATCGTCCTGGTCCGCCCGCAACTGGGCGAGAATATCGGCAAGGCGGCGCGCGCGATGCTGAATTTCGGGCTGACCGAGATGCGGCTTGTTTCCCCGCGCGATGGCTGGCCCAATCCCGATGCCGGTCCGGCGGCCGCTGGCGCGGACTTCATCCTGGACAAGGCGCAGGTCTATGAGACGCTGGCCGATGCGGTCGCCGACTGCGCCCATGTCTATGCCACCACCGTGCGCAAGCGCGGCGTCACCAAGCCGGTGGTCACACCCGAGGAAGCCGCGCAGGAAATCCATGCCGCGCAGGGCCGCTGCGCCTATGTGTTCGGGCCGGAACGGTCGGGGCTGGAGACCGAGGATGTGGCGCTCGCCCGCAAGATCCTGACCGTGCCGATCAATCCGGAATTCGGGTCGCTGAACCTCGCCCAGGCGGTGATCCTGTGCGCCTATGAATGGTCCAAGCAAGCCAATCTGGCACAGCCGACCGTGACCGAGCTGGGCGAGCCCGCCCCCCAGGAGGAGCTGGAAGGCATGATCCTGCAGCTGAACACGCTGTTGGAGAAGGTCGGCTATTTCTTCCCGCCCGACCGCGCACCCGCGACCAAGCTGACGCTGCGCAACCTGCTTACCAAGCCGGGCTGGAACCATCTGGAGGTGCGCACGCTCCGCGGCGTGCTGTCGCACCTCAACCGACCGCGCGAGCGTTAACCCCGCGTGCGGTCATACTCGGCCATTTCATAGGCGATCGAGGCTTCGACCAGCTGCTCCCACAGCTCCGCGATCACGTCGCCGGGCGCGCCCAGCCGCTCGGCCTCCGCGCGGGCATTGTCGATCACCTGACGCTTGCGCGCCTCGTCGCGGACGGCGCCACGATCCGGCTTGATCCGGGCGGCGGCGCGCATATGGGCAAAACGCTGGTCAAGCAGGGCGACGAGCTGGCGGTCGAGGGCGTCGACACCGGCGCGCACCTCGGTCATGCTGGTATAGTCTTCGGGCTTCATGGCCGCCGGATTAGGCCGCGCTCCGCCGGCTGTCGAGGCCAGACTCTGCGCTTGACATAATATCCGACCTTCTCCATAGGCGCGCCTTCGCGATTGGCCCCGCATCCCGGTGAAGCGGCGGCCCTGTCCCTGAAATATGGAAACAGGCGATGACCGGGAAGCCTTCGCCCTCCGCAATTTGCGGACCTCGGTTCATCGGATCCGGAGGGCGGATAACGTAGTATGCAGTTGTAAGGAATTAGGTATGTCGAAGCGCTCTAGCGCCAAGTACAAGCTCGACCGTCGCATGGGCGAGAACATCTGGGGTCGCCCGAAGAGCCCGGTCAACAAGCGCGAATATGGCCCCGGTCAGCACGGCCAGCGCCGCAAGGGCAAGATGTCGGACTACGGCATCCAGCTGCGCGCCAAGCAGAAGCTGAAGGGCTATTACGGCGACATCACCGAGAAGCAGTTCAAGAAGAACTATTTCGAAGCCAGCCGCATGAAGGGCGACACCGGCCAGAACCTGATCGGTCTGCTGGAGCGCCGTCTGGACGCCGTCGTGTACCGCGCCAAGTTCGCGCCGACCATCTTCTCGGCGCGCCAGATCGTTTCGCACGGCCACATCTATGTGAACGGCGTGAAGTGCAACATCGCCTCGCGTCTGGTGAAGCCGGGCGACGAAATCACCCTGGGTAAGAAGGCGCAGGAAATGGCGCTGGTTCTCGAAGCGCAGAGCCTGCCCGAGCGTGACATCCCCGACTATGTCGCCCCCGACGGCGCCACCAAGGTCACCTATGTCCGCGTTCCGACGCTGGACGAAGTGCCCTACCCGGTGAAGATGGAACCGAATCTGGTCGTCGAATTCTATTCGCGCTAATCGGTCTTTCCGGACAGAATTTGGAGAAGGGCGGCCCCGCAAGGGACCGCCCTTTTCTTTTGGCCTTTTTCCTTGGCCATTTTCTTTACCTTGTAACAATCTTGCCTTGCCCCCGGTGCGATGGCATCACCCCGCCATCCTATCCAACCAAGGGTTCCTTCCATGCGCAGCTCCGTCGCGGCGATCGCCGCCGTTCTCGCCCTTTCCGCTCCCGCCCTGACGCCCGCCGTCGCGCTCGCCGCCCCCGCCGCCAAGGCCGATACTGCCCCGTCAATCGACACAATGAAGCGGCTGGTGAAGGAGCTGTCGTCCGACGCCTATGAGGGCCGCGCGCCCGGCACCGTGGGCGAGGAAAAGACGCTGGCGCTGCTGACCGCCGAGTTCGAGAGACTGGGCCTCAAGCCCGGCAACAAGGGCAGCTGGTTCCAGGACGTGCCGCTGGTCGAGATCACCGCCAAGAATGTCTCGGCGCTGAGCTTCACCGGTGGCAAGGCGCCCATCACTGCCGCCTATGGCCCGGAAATGGTGATCGGCACCTATCGCACCACCCAGCCTCGGATCGAGGTCAAAGACAGCCCGGTCGTGTTCGTCGGCTATGGCATCAACGCCCCGGAAAAGGGCTGGAACGACTATGCCGGGCTGGACGTGAAGGGCAAGACGGTGCTGATCCTGGTCAATGATCCGGATTATCAGACGCCAGGCCTGACCGGCCCGTTCAACGGCCGCGCTATGACCTATTATGGCCGCTGGACCTACAAGTTCGAGGAAGCCGCGCGTCAGGGCGCCGCCGCCGCGATCATCATCCACGACACCGAACCGGCCGCCTATGGCTGGAACGTCGTCCAGTCGAGTTGGACCGGGTCGCAGCATGTCGCCGACAATCCGGGCGGCAATGCCGACCAGTCGGCCGCGATCGGCTGGATCCAGAAGGACAAGGCGGCCGCCCTGTTCGCCGACGCCGGCCTCAACCTCGATCAGCAGATGGCCGCCGCCAAGCAGAAGGGCTTCAAGGCCGTGCCGCTGGGCGCGATCAAGGCCAATGTCTCGTTCGACAATGACCTGCGCAAGCATGCGTCGAAGAATGTCGTCGCCCTGCTGCCGGGCAAGACCCGCCCCGACGAATATGTGCTCTACAGCGCCCATTGGGATCATCTGGGCCATTGCCAGGCAGCGCCCGACGGCGACGATATCTGCAACGGCGCGGTCGACAATGCCACCGGCACCGCCGCGCTGGTCGCGCTGGCCCAGGCCAATGTGAAGGCCGGCCCGTCCGACCGCAGCCAGGTGTTCCTGGCCGTCACCGGCGAGGAATCGGGCCTGCTGGGTTCGGCCTATTATGGCAACAATCCGGTCTTCCCGTTCAGCAAGACCGTCGGCGGCGTCAACATGGATGCCTTGAGCGTCGCGGGCCTCGCCAAGAATGTCGTCGTCATCGGCAAGGGCAAGTCGCAGCTCGATGCCTATCTCGACCGCGCGCTGGGTGCGCAGGGCCGCGTCGCCACGCTCGAACCGACCCCGGAAAAGGGCTATTATTACCGTTCCGACCATTTCAGCTTCGCCAAGCATGGCCTGCCGATGCTCTATTTCGAGGGCGGCGAGGATCTGGTGAAGGGCGGCACCGCCGCCGGCATGGCCGCGGCCGAGGATTATACCGAGTATCGCTATCACGGCCCCAAGGACGAATATGATCCCAATTGGGACTGGACCGGCGTCGCCGCAGACCTGAAGCTCTATTATGATGTCGGCCGCGCGCTCGCGAATACGACCGACTGGCCCAACTGGGTCGATGGCGACGAATTCCGCGCCATCCGCGACAAGGACCGCGCGGGCAAATAAGCATCGTCAAGGCCGGCGACAGCATGGGGACGCTGTCGCCGGCCTTTCATCTTCGGGGCTATAAGGGGGATCATGACCCAGAAATTCGACCGGCGCATGTTGCCGATCACATCGGCCATGGCGGCGGCCCTGCTCGCCACCGGCTGCTCGCGCAGCCCCGACACCGCCGACCGCGACGTGCGTGTATGCCGCGATGCGCAGGGGCGCCGGGTCGAGGACCGCAATTGCAGCTGGGGCGGCAGCGGTGGCGGCCATGGTTGGTATTATCTGGGCCGGGGCAGCGCGGTCGCGCGCGTGGGCGAACGGGTTAGTGGCGGGTCGATCGCCCCCTCCTATGGCCATAGCTACAGCCCGGCATCCTCGGCCAATGTGACGCGCGGCGGCCTTGGCCTGTCGGGGCGCAGCGGCCACAGCTGATGGAACGGATCGCCTGCACGCCGCGCCCGCACTGGCAGGCCCGCGTCGAGCATCTGGGCCTGGTCTGGCATGGCGCCGATGCCCAGCCCTATTGGGATGAAAGCGCCTGCTATCGCTTCAGCCCGGACGAGATCGCGGAGATCGAGCAGGCGACCGCCGAACTCTATCGCCTGTTCCTTGCCGCTGGCCAGCATGTGCTGGATCAGGATCTGCTCGGCAGCTTCGGCATTCCCGATTTCTGTCATCAGGCGATCCGCGAGGCATGGGACGGGGAGCCGGCCGCGCTCAACTATGGCCGCTTTGATCTCGGCTATGACGGCGCCGGGCCGCCCAAATTGTTCGAGTTCAACTGCGACACGCCGACCAGTCTGCTGGAAGCATCGGTGATCCAGTGGGACTGGAAGGAGGCCCTCTTTCCCGCCGCCGACCAGTTCAACAGCCTGCACGAACGGCTGGTCGACCGCTGGCGCGCCATCGCGCCGCCGCGCGGCACGTCGATGCTGCATCTCACCTATGTCGACGGCAATATGGGCGAGGATGCCGTGACCGTCGCCTATATGGCCGACACGGCGCGCGAAGCGGGGATCGACACCCAGTTGATCCAGACCCAGCAACTGGGATGGGACCATCAGCGCCGCCGCTTCGTCGATCTCGACAATCGACCGATCGACGCGCTGTTCCACCTCTATCCGTGGGAATGGATCGTCCATGAACCCTTTGGCCGGGAAGTGGTGGAAAGCCTGTCCTCCACCCTGTGGATCGAGCCGATCTGGAAGATGGTCTGGAGCAACAAGGCGATCCTGCCGATCCTGTGGGATCTGTTCCCCGGCCACCCCAATTTGCTGGAGGCCAGCCGCGTCGCCATGACGGGCGATCATGTGATGAAACCGCTGCTGTCCCGCGAGGGCGCCAATGTCCGCATCGTCCGCGATGGCGAAACGGTCGCCCAGAGCGGCGGCGACTATGGCGAGGAAGGCTTCATCTACCAACGGCTCTATACCCTGCCCGGTGCGGGCGACCGGCGGCCGGTGCTGGGCAGCTGGGTGGTGGATGGCGACCCGGCCGGCATGGGCATTCGCGAGGATGGACCGATCACCGGCAATGCCGCGCGCTTCGTGCCGCACATCATCGGCTGAAGGTTCAGCGCGGGTTCAGCGCCGGAAACCGACCTTGACCCGTCCTGTAGGAGCAACGCCATGCGCATAACCCTTGCCCTGCCCAGCCTGTTTCTGACCGCCCTCGCCCTGCCGGCCGCGCTGCCCGCGCAAATCGCGCCCAAGACAGAGCCGACCGCACCGCCCGGCCCGGTCAATGTCCGGGTCGAGCCTCGGCCATCCGGCGACTATGAACTGGACCGGGCGCGCGAGGATATACGCGACGGCCGCAAGAGCGGCACGCTCAGCAAGAAGCAGGCGCGCACGCTCCGCCGAGAGGCCGACCGCGCCGACGCCCAGGCCGATCGCAGCGCCCGCGATGGCCTCAGCTATTCCGAACAGCGCGAAATCGACATGCAAGGCCGCGCCCTCCAGAGCCTGACCCAAGCCCAGCGCAGCCAGCCGGGCGGAAAACGGCCTTAAAGTCTGAGGTGGGCGCATAGGTGCCAACCTGCCTTTCATCCCGTCATGCCAGCGAAGGCTGGGATGTGGACTCACGTTTGAAGTGCAACATGTGACTGACATTGAGAGAATGCCTCGGCGGGGAGAGAATGCCTCGGCGGGCGTTTTGAAGTCGAGGCATTTCCTGGGCGTATGGTTATATTGGTGGGCGGCAGCGAGAATGCTTGCCTGATCGATGGCGTCGAGGTTGGTTTTGCGCGGCAGGAAGCGGCGCAGTCGCCCGATGGCATTTTCGATGCCACCTTTTTGCCAGGGTGACCTGACGTCGCAAAAATAGGTCTGGATGCCGATCCGGTCAGCCAGTTGGTGATGCTGGGCGAACTCTGGGCCATTGTCGAAGGTGATGGTGCGGCGCATGGCTTGGGGCATGGCCATGAGCATGCAGGCAAGATGCTGCGCTGTCGTCTGCGCCTTTCGATCACGGGGCCGCTGGATGATCGTGAACCGCGAACTGCGCTCATGGGCGACCAGGATGGACTGGCCATATTGGGCAAAGAGCATGAAGTCGGCTTCCCAATGCCCTGGCCTTTGCCGGTCCTGAACCTCTGCAGGGCGCTCGCTCAAAGGGCGCCGATGCTTGATGATATCGACCATGCTGCCACCGAAACGGCCAGGACGGCCGCGCTTGTGCTTGGCCCGCGGCAACAGGCGATGCCAGTAATCCTTCTGTGCAGAGCGGTGATAGATGAAGCGATAGATTGACTCTGGACTGATGAGGGTGCGACCATTTTCCAGCGTCAACCGGCCGGCGATCTGTTCGGGAGACCATCCCATCGCAAGACCGTCTCTCACCCGGTCGCGCAGGTCTGGTTGGCGTTCCAGCTTGAAGCGGCAATCCCATCGTCGTCGGCGCTCGGCAAGATGATGGACGCGCACTGGCTCGTAGCCGCCAGGCCAGGCCTTCGTCCTGACGCTGTTGCGCCGCAGTTCGCGACTGATCGTGGACGCTGAACGCCCCAGACCCGTGGCTATACTTCTTCGAGATTTACCGGCTGCATGCAGCCGGTAAATCTCGATCCGCTCTTCAAGGCTGAGCTGGCCATAATCTTCTCCCATCGCGGCAACATCCTAACAGCTGTTGCACTTGTTCCGTGAACTCAGGGCATCTCTCTTTTCTTTCAAACCCATCGTTAAAAGAAGTGAGATGCCAGCCTCCGCTGGCATGACGGACCTGGGTGGGAAGCGGACTGTCCGAAAATCCTCCCCAAGCTTGCTTGGGGAGGGGGACCGCCGAAGGCGGTGGAGGGGCAATAGCGTTGCGCTTGCGCCATTTCCCCTCCGTCAGCGCTTCGCGCTGCCACCTCCCCAAGCAAGCTTGGGGAGGAACTAGGTCTGGTCGCAACCTCGCCCCTCACTGCCCCGCCGGGGCATAGGTCCAGTTCTGGGCGTTGCTGCCGTCCATCATAGCGGTTTCGGCCATCAGCAGCCGGCCCTCGCGCCAGTAACGGATGCGTTGGGGGTAATCGTGGTCGGGATTGGCGAAGCTGATGTCGCGCACGCCCTGTTCCAGCACGGGGAAGATCGTCTCCTTGCCGCCCTCCGGCGCCGCATGCAGCGTCAGCGTTCCGTCTGCCGCGCGCACGATCCGCATCACCTCCCAGCTTTGCAGGCTTTCGCCCCGCCCGCTGCGGCCCATGCCGATCATCACCCCGCCGCGCGGCAGCGACCAGAGTTCCTCGGTCCAGCGGTCGCCGCGTTCCTGCTGCCATTCGCCGGTCAGCCATTCGGGCAGGTCCGCCGCCTGCGCCAGCGGCGCCCCGCCCAGCATCAGCGCCGCCAGCATGATCGATACGCTCTTCTTCACCCGCTACACCCTCTGTCCAGACCCGCGACCCTGCGCTATGGAGCGCGCAACATCTCTCCCGCTATCTCGGACCGGCCAGCGCGCCGGGCAAGGACAAATCTATGACTTTTCGCATGCCTGCCGAATGGGCGCCGCACGACTGGACCTGGATCGGCTTCCCGACCAACCCGGAAGAATGGCCCGGCGCCTTTGACGGTGCCCGCCGCCAGATTGCCGATTTCGCCAGCGCACTCCATGCCGATGGCAAGGGCGAAGAGGTGCGTCTGGTCGTCGCCAATGAGGCGGATGCCGACGCTGCGCGTGCCCTGGTCGCGCCGGGCGTCACCATCGCCGTCCACAATCTGGGTGACGTATGGCTGCGCGACACCGCGCCGATCGCCGTGCTGAACGGCGCTGGAGACCGTGCGCTGGTCGATTTCGGTTTCAACGGCTGGGGCGGCAAATATCAGATGCCCGGTGACGAGGATATCGGCGCGCGCCTGGCCGCAACCACCGGCATGGCGACCTCGACCCAGAATTGGGTGTTCGAGGGCGGCGCGATCGATACCGACGGCACCGGCCTCTTCGTCACCACCGAACAGTGCCTGCTCAATCCCAACCGCAACCCGGACCTTGATCGCGGCAAGATCGAGACGCTGCTGGCCGGCGCGCTGGGCCTGTCCGACATGCTGTGGCTGGGCGATGGCCTGCTCAACGACCATACCGACGGCCATGTCGACAATCTCGCCCGCTTCGTCGCGCCGGGCAAGCTGGCGCTGCCGATCGCGACCACCCCGGACGATCCCAACACGGCCATCTATGCCGACGCCCACGCCCGCGCCAAGGCGCATGGCGTCGAGGTGGTCGACATCCCCTCGCCCGGCCTGGTGCTGGTCGATGGCGAAGCGATCCCCGCCAGCTACATGAATTTCTATGTCGGCAATGCCGCCGTCATCGTCCCCATCTATGGCCAGCCCAACGATCAGGCGGCGCTCGACGCCTTCGCCCCCTTCTTTCCGGGGCGCCAGATCATCGGCCTGCGCAGCGACGCGATCCTGTCGGGCGGCGGCAGCTTCCATTGCTGCAGCCAGCAAATGCCCTCGCTGGTCTAAGGGTTAGTCCCCCGTTGCGGGGATGCGCATGCGGGCGCAATTTCCGGGCCGGGCGACGCAGCATCGCCCGGCTTCAGGAGCATTGCCCCATGTTTCGTCCGATCCTTGCCACTTCGCTGATCCTGCTGGGCGCGAGCGCCGGCACCGCCCAATTGCCCAGCATCATCGGCATGGGCGCCGACAATGCCGCGGGCGTGCTGGGTTATTGCGTCAAGAACCGGCTCGTTGATGCGACCAGCGCCAACGCCGTGCTGGACAAACTGAACAAGAAACCGGGCGTGAAGGGCTCGGGCGCCTTCAAGTCCGGCGAGACCGGCATCATCCATGCCGGCAAGAAGGACATTTCGCTCGATAGCCTGAAGGGCGATGCCAAGGGCAAGATGTGCTCCATGGTGCTCAAGCAATCGGCTTCCCTGCTATAGGCGCTTCCCGGTAGCGCGGCGGCGCCATAGCCCCTATATCGCGCGGCGAACCCATCATGGAGTGATGAATGACCCGCGTGACCGTCGCCGCCCTGCAGCTCGCCTTTTCGGACGACATGGCCGACAATATCGCCATGGTCGCCGATCATGTGACCAAGGCCGCCGCTCGCGGCGCGAAGATCATCCTGCCGCCCGAACTGTTCGAGGGCCATTATTTCTGCCGGCAAGAGGACGAAGCCCTGTTCGACCGCGCCCAGCCGACCGACCAGCACCCCGCCGTGCAGGAAATGCGCAAGCTGGCCAAGGATCTGGGCGTCTATATCCCGACCAGCTATTTCGAGCGGGACGGCCATCATTATTACAACTCGCTCGCCATGATCGATGATGAGGGCGAGATCATGGGCGTCTATCGCAAGAGCCACATCCCCGACGGTCCGGGCTATGAGGAAAAATATTATTTCCGCCCCGGCAATACCGGCTTCAAGGTGTGGCCGACCAAATATGGCACCGTGGGCGTCGGCATCTGCTGGGACCAATGGTATCCCGAAACCGCCCGCTGCATGGCGCTGATGGGCGCGGAAATGCTGTTCTACCCGACCGCGATCGGCTCCGAACCCTATGATGCGGAGCTGGACACCAGCCGCATGTGGCGCCGCGCGATGATCGGCCATGCGGTCAGCAACTGCATGCCGGTGATCGCCGCCAACCGCATCGGCGAGGAAGAGGGCCAGAAATTCTACGGCCACAGCTTCATCAGCGATGAGTGGGGCGATTTCCTCGCGGAGTCCGACGCCAGGGACAATGGCGCGCTGGTCGCCACGCTGGATCTTGCCAAGGCGAAGATCCACCGCGCCGGCATGGGCTTCTTCCGCGATCGCCGCCCCGAACTTTACGGCCGCATCGCGCAGGATATCTGATGGCGCACGCTGCCCGAACGCGGATCGGCTGATGCCCTCGATCCTGGTCTATATCGCCGCCGCCCTGGCCGAAATCGCCGGCTGCTTCGCCTTCTGGGCCTGGCTGCGGATGGACAAGTCGATGCTGTGGCTGATCCCCGGCACGGGGTCGCTGCTGCTCTTCGCCTGGCTTCTGACGCTGGTCGATGCGGCGGCCGCCGGGCGCGCCTATGCGGCCTATGGCGGCGTCTATATCAGTTCGGCGCTGCTCTGGCTCTGGCTGGTGGAAGGCGTGCGGCCGGACCGCTGGGACATGGCCGGCGTGGCGCTCAGCCTTGTCGGCGCGGGCATCATCCTGTTCGGCCCGCACCGCGCCTGAGCCATCCCATCCACGCTGCCCCCCCCCTCCGTTCGCTTCGAGCCTGTCGAGAATCGCTGACACCCATGTTTCTCGACTGCGCTCGAAACGAACGGATCTAAAGCCGGAGCGGATTTAATTGGCGGACGTCAGCCCCGCCAGTTCCACCGCCCGCGCGAACACCGCCTCGAACATCTCCGCCGTCAGCCGGTTGGTATTCTGGTTGTAGCGCGAACAATGATAGCTATCGATAAGCATCCGCCCGTCGGGCATGCGATGCTCCGCGCCATGGGCAAAGCGCGCCTTGGGCAGCTTGCCGCCAAGCACCTTCACCGCCGACTGATGCGCAATCTCGCCCAGCGCCACGAAGGTCCGCGCGCGCGGCAGTTGCGCCACGCCATCGGCGAGGAAGGGGCGGCAGGCATGGATTTCGGTCGGCACCGGCTTGTTCTGCGGCGGCAGGCAGCGAACCGAATTGATGATGATCGCGTCACGCAGTTCCAGCCCGTCATCGACCCGCGCCTCATAATTGCCTTGCGCCAGGCCGAACTTCTTGAGCGTCGCAAAGAACAGTTCGCCCGCGACATCGCCGGTGAAGGGCCGACCCGTGCGGTTTGCCCCCTGCTTGCCCGGCGCCAGGCCGATGATGCCGATCCGCGCCATCGGGTCGCCAAAGGCGGGCACCGGCGCATTCCACCAGTCGGGATGTTCCGCCCGGCATTCCACGCGCAGCGCGACCAGGCGCGGGCAGAGCGGACAGTCACGGGGCGGTTCACTTGAAAGGGGACTTTGCAGGATCATGGCGCTCAGATAGGCGCTGCACCATGCCGGACACAAGCCGCCACCTTTATGCGCTTTCGATCGGATCGAATCGGCCGCTCTCGGCCCGGCTGACGCCGCCGCGCCTGCTGGCCGAAGCCGTGCGCCGGATCGGCGCGCTCGGCGATGTGGTCGCCCTGTCCCCGACGATCGAGACGCCGCCGCTCGGCCCCTCGCGTCGCCGCTTCGCCAATGCCGCGCTGCTGGTCGACAGCGCCCTACCCCCGCCCGCCATGCTGGCCGCACTGCAAGGCATCGAGACCGGGCTTGGCCGCCGCCGCTTCCAGCGCTGGGGCGCGCGCCGGCTCGACATCGACATCATCCTCTGGTCGGGCGGACGCTGGTGCAGCCGGGACCTCATCATCCCCCACCCCGCCTTTGCCCAACGCGACTTCGTCCTGCGCCCGCTCAGCGCCATCGCGCCAGACTGGAAATGCCCGCCTTCCGGGCAGAGTGTGCGGCATCTCCATGCACTTTTGCGAAAAGCATCCTATCATCGCGCCACAAGAGGTTGACCAGCCGCCCGCACGCCACTAGTGCGAGCGGTCTCGACA
Encoded here:
- the folK gene encoding 2-amino-4-hydroxy-6-hydroxymethyldihydropteridine diphosphokinase; protein product: MPDTSRHLYALSIGSNRPLSARLTPPRLLAEAVRRIGALGDVVALSPTIETPPLGPSRRRFANAALLVDSALPPPAMLAALQGIETGLGRRRFQRWGARRLDIDIILWSGGRWCSRDLIIPHPAFAQRDFVLRPLSAIAPDWKCPPSGQSVRHLHALLRKASYHRATRG